Proteins from one Paenibacillus sp. J23TS9 genomic window:
- a CDS encoding CD3072 family TudS-related putative desulfidase, with the protein MQRNKQILITSHCVINQNTVIHGEARSAGVMKSAVDWASEQGYGIFQLPCPGFTFLGPERQPMTEEEFDTPAFHDHNFRILQPVIEQLKIYQNHGYEIIGGVGISGSSSCDPGKGIFMIDFLRLAEEQGVHIDFFWQIPNTEEGVFDPRDKKSVYGPTGIRPQFLPEALPVKVCRKRRR; encoded by the coding sequence GTGCAGCGCAATAAACAGATCCTTATAACCTCGCACTGTGTGATCAATCAGAATACCGTTATTCATGGCGAGGCTCGCAGTGCGGGCGTGATGAAGTCAGCGGTGGATTGGGCATCGGAACAAGGCTATGGCATTTTTCAGCTGCCCTGTCCAGGGTTTACCTTTCTAGGACCGGAGCGGCAGCCCATGACGGAAGAGGAATTCGACACTCCTGCATTTCATGATCATAATTTCCGCATCCTGCAGCCGGTTATTGAGCAGTTAAAGATCTATCAAAATCACGGCTATGAGATTATCGGCGGGGTTGGAATCTCTGGCAGCTCCTCCTGTGATCCCGGAAAAGGTATATTTATGATCGATTTTTTGCGTCTTGCAGAGGAGCAGGGAGTACATATTGATTTCTTTTGGCAAATACCAAATACCGAGGAAGGGGTTTTCGATCCAAGGGATAAAAAAAGCGTATATGGACCTACAGGGATACGGCCTCAATTTTTACCTGAAGCCCTTCCGGTTAAAGTGTGCAGAAAAAGACGTCGCTGA